One genomic window of endosymbiont of Galathealinum brachiosum includes the following:
- the flgL gene encoding flagellar hook-associated protein 3, translating to MRVSTALIHNQGLQNILRQQEDLVRVQNEISTGKKIQSPSDDPNGAARIVDINEALSQIEQFGENANYATQQLNLEESTLTSANLVLQRVRELSIQAANTGVNDLESNQAIASEIKEKLGELFDYANVKDENGDYIFSGFQSKTQAFTTDGAGNYTYNGDEGQTAIQIGSSRQVTANNSGAEVFQMIRTGNGDFSVDVNRTNAGTGKISTGSVTDRTAFQSHDYTIRFIDADNYEVFDNTAGAVVGVTPRPYNDGSSITFEGIEVQISETPVAGDEFTVEASRYQDIFTTLSDLVRELETPGTGDITGSFGGGYLANGFTAGDAIGFDLDFDGITLNVAAVAGATDAATATSLTAGLVAAGVTDNLDGTFTLNGTTPGLSVTFSVNPTTSAIEFRTDGGNGEVFSNLNLSNLADTGNDGVMLLNNNGSNTVASVASITSAIVGDVGFFAAGGPSSTFLSQQIDNSLNNIDLAMDGIINVQTSIGGRINSIDSQLDDNEAKSVHLQGVRSEIQDLDLAEAISNMTFQTTNLQVAQQTFVRIQALSLFEFI from the coding sequence ATGCGAGTATCGACAGCACTTATTCATAATCAGGGTTTGCAAAATATCCTCAGGCAGCAGGAAGATCTGGTGCGGGTGCAAAATGAGATATCTACGGGTAAAAAGATACAGTCACCATCAGATGACCCAAATGGTGCTGCCCGTATAGTTGATATAAATGAAGCACTAAGCCAGATTGAACAGTTTGGTGAGAATGCAAATTATGCAACACAGCAGTTAAATCTAGAAGAGTCAACGTTAACCAGTGCAAACCTTGTTTTGCAGCGTGTACGTGAACTGTCTATACAGGCAGCGAATACCGGTGTTAATGATTTAGAAAGTAACCAGGCGATTGCCAGTGAAATAAAAGAAAAGTTAGGAGAGCTCTTTGATTACGCGAATGTAAAAGATGAAAACGGTGATTATATTTTTTCCGGTTTTCAATCTAAAACTCAGGCGTTTACAACGGATGGTGCGGGTAACTATACATATAATGGTGATGAAGGTCAGACCGCAATTCAGATTGGCAGTAGTCGTCAGGTAACTGCAAACAATTCAGGTGCAGAAGTGTTTCAAATGATTCGCACCGGTAATGGTGATTTTTCTGTCGATGTTAATCGTACCAATGCGGGAACAGGAAAAATTTCAACCGGTTCTGTTACCGATCGAACAGCATTTCAAAGTCATGATTATACAATCCGTTTTATTGATGCTGATAATTATGAAGTTTTTGATAATACGGCGGGTGCAGTTGTTGGTGTAACCCCTCGACCTTATAACGATGGAAGTTCAATTACCTTTGAGGGTATTGAAGTACAAATTTCTGAGACACCGGTAGCGGGAGATGAATTTACCGTTGAAGCCAGTCGTTATCAGGATATTTTTACTACATTAAGTGACCTGGTTAGAGAGCTTGAAACACCGGGAACCGGAGATATTACCGGCAGCTTTGGTGGTGGGTATCTGGCGAATGGTTTTACCGCAGGTGATGCAATTGGTTTTGATCTGGATTTTGACGGTATTACACTAAATGTGGCTGCGGTTGCAGGTGCAACGGATGCGGCAACTGCGACAAGCTTAACTGCAGGTCTGGTTGCAGCCGGGGTAACTGATAACCTGGATGGCACGTTTACATTAAATGGCACAACACCGGGTTTAAGTGTGACGTTTTCCGTTAACCCGACAACCAGTGCAATAGAATTTAGAACGGACGGTGGTAATGGAGAAGTATTTAGTAATCTGAATTTAAGTAATCTAGCTGATACGGGTAATGATGGTGTCATGTTATTGAATAATAATGGTAGTAATACAGTTGCTTCCGTTGCTTCTATTACTTCAGCCATTGTGGGTGATGTTGGTTTTTTTGCCGCAGGTGGACCTTCCAGTACATTTCTCTCTCAGCAAATCGATAATTCATTGAACAATATTGATCTTGCTATGGATGGTATTATTAATGTGCAAACCAGTATCGGTGGGCGTATTAACTCTATTGATAGTCAACTTGATGACAATGAAGCTAAATCTGTTCATCTGCAGGGTGTAAGATCTGAAATTCAGGATCTGGACCTGGCAGAAGCCATTAGTAACATGACATTTCAAACCACTAATTTACAGGTGGCTCAGCAAACCTTTGTACGAATTCAGGCGTTGAGTCTGTTTGAGTTTATATAG
- a CDS encoding flagellar biosynthesis protein FlaG, protein MSSDIMTSQISKDLLSSSSVVKSNSTNVNQVENRQNLVAESAASEGKVLPPEAKEQEVSSEDLKQAVTELNQHIQNIERDLFFSVDDSSGRTVVKVVNSETEEVIRQIPSEEVLRISRSIHEQMGDVSGLIFETSA, encoded by the coding sequence ATGTCTAGTGATATCATGACAAGTCAGATTTCAAAAGATCTACTGAGTTCATCATCTGTGGTTAAATCTAATTCTACAAATGTTAATCAGGTTGAAAATCGGCAGAATCTTGTTGCCGAATCGGCCGCTTCGGAAGGCAAAGTTTTACCGCCTGAAGCGAAAGAGCAGGAAGTTAGTAGTGAAGATTTAAAGCAGGCAGTGACCGAATTAAATCAGCATATTCAAAATATAGAACGTGATCTATTTTTTAGTGTTGATGACAGTAGTGGTCGCACAGTAGTAAAAGTGGTGAATTCAGAGACTGAAGAAGTTATTCGGCAGATCCCCTCCGAAGAGGTGTTACGTATTTCTCGTAGCATTCATGAACAGATGGGTGATGTCTCCGGTTTAATTTTTGAAACATCTGCATAA
- the flgC gene encoding flagellar basal body rod protein FlgC translates to MSVFNVFDVAGSGMSAQMLRLNAVSSNLANAETISGNEADVYQARHPVFESVLQEAKNMNGNNDVALVKVREIMQEDTTAVPHFRPNHPLANDDGFVYSPNIDAVAEMADMISASRSYQNNVEVLSTTKELILRTLQLGQG, encoded by the coding sequence ATGTCAGTATTTAATGTATTTGATGTGGCGGGTTCTGGTATGAGTGCGCAGATGTTGCGTTTGAATGCCGTGTCATCAAACCTTGCCAATGCGGAAACTATTTCCGGTAATGAGGCGGATGTTTATCAGGCACGTCATCCGGTTTTTGAATCGGTATTACAGGAAGCTAAAAACATGAATGGTAATAATGATGTTGCCCTGGTTAAGGTGCGTGAAATTATGCAGGAAGATACAACCGCTGTTCCGCATTTTCGTCCTAATCACCCATTGGCAAATGATGATGGTTTTGTTTACAGCCCGAACATTGATGCGGTTGCTGAGATGGCAGATATGATTTCGGCATCACGTAGTTATCAGAATAATGTTGAAGTATTGAGTACAACAAAAGAATTAATATTAAGAACCCTGCAACTAGGTCAGGGTTAA
- the flgG gene encoding flagellar basal-body rod protein FlgG: MNPALWISKTGLDAQQTRLSVISNNLANVNTTGFKRDQAIFQDLIYQNKRQAGGNTTEDTRAPSGLSIGTGVRVVGTEKLHTQGNITQTGKPLDMAVQGRGFFQIQQQDGSLSYTRDGTFQIDADGQVVTSQGLLLQPALTIPADTQSITIGADGTVTVLTGSNTTPTQIGSVQLADFVNPAGLQPEGDNLFTETAASGSPTNGTPGLTGLGTLLSGSVETSNVNVVEELVNMIETQRAYEMNSKVISTTDQMLQYVNNNL, translated from the coding sequence ATGAACCCCGCATTGTGGATTTCAAAAACAGGTTTAGACGCACAACAAACACGTTTATCTGTTATTTCAAATAACCTGGCTAACGTAAATACAACAGGTTTTAAAAGAGATCAGGCTATTTTTCAGGATCTGATTTATCAGAATAAACGTCAGGCCGGTGGTAATACAACTGAAGATACACGTGCTCCATCTGGTTTATCAATTGGTACCGGTGTTCGTGTAGTTGGCACAGAAAAATTACATACACAGGGAAATATTACACAAACCGGTAAACCTCTGGATATGGCTGTTCAGGGTCGTGGTTTTTTTCAGATACAGCAACAGGATGGTTCATTGTCCTACACCCGTGATGGTACATTTCAGATAGATGCGGATGGACAGGTTGTGACGTCGCAGGGTTTGTTATTACAACCAGCGTTAACCATACCCGCAGATACACAAAGTATTACTATTGGTGCGGATGGAACGGTTACCGTTTTAACAGGAAGTAATACGACTCCAACTCAGATCGGCTCAGTTCAGTTAGCTGATTTTGTTAATCCTGCAGGTTTGCAGCCAGAAGGTGATAACCTTTTTACAGAAACTGCGGCCAGTGGTTCACCCACTAACGGAACACCCGGATTAACGGGGCTGGGTACATTGTTAAGCGGCTCAGTTGAAACATCAAATGTGAATGTTGTAGAAGAGCTTGTAAACATGATTGAAACACAACGAGCTTATGAAATGAATTCGAAGGTTATTTCTACTACAGATCAGATGCTGCAGTATGTGAATAATAACTTGTAA
- a CDS encoding flagellar hook protein FlgE has translation MSFNISLSGLNAASSDLDVTSNNVANVSTTGFKGSRAEFSDIFAASPLGTTSNAIGAGVQLASVSQQFGQGNLEFTENTLDMAVSGEGFFVMRNNQTSADLSYTRAGAFQVDENGLVANSAGQILQVFPVDPITGVVGTTSLTGTIPLQVPNTVGSPQATTGVDINLNLPAAISPAIDPAAVGGIDDEFNAAILAGTTVAPNTSNFHNSTSATVFDSQGNSHILTMYYVMSDDLNNTWDVRSTLDGFPMTTGGALSPAVLDFDSAGALDLTNSTTAGALNFDAFTLTNGAAPIDITIDFASQGNTVTQEAQGGFSVQSLSQDGFSTGRLAGLEVDDSGLVRASFTNGQTTALGKVALARFDNPQGLRQTGNTSWVETVDSGPVIGGEAGTGNLGLIQTGALETSNVDLTAELVNLITAQRNFQANSKAIETANTITQTIINIT, from the coding sequence ATGTCATTTAATATTTCACTCAGTGGTTTAAACGCTGCATCATCTGACCTGGATGTAACCAGTAATAATGTAGCCAATGTTTCAACAACCGGCTTTAAAGGTTCACGTGCAGAATTTTCAGATATCTTTGCAGCATCACCTTTAGGTACAACGTCAAATGCGATAGGTGCGGGTGTACAGCTAGCATCTGTATCTCAACAGTTTGGTCAGGGTAATCTTGAATTTACTGAAAATACACTGGATATGGCTGTGAGTGGCGAAGGTTTTTTTGTTATGCGAAATAACCAGACAAGCGCTGATTTATCTTACACACGAGCAGGTGCATTTCAGGTGGATGAAAATGGCCTTGTTGCTAATAGTGCAGGACAAATTTTACAGGTATTTCCAGTTGACCCGATAACGGGAGTGGTAGGCACAACCAGTTTAACAGGAACGATTCCTTTGCAGGTGCCCAATACGGTGGGTAGCCCACAGGCAACAACAGGTGTTGATATTAATTTAAATTTACCTGCAGCGATTTCACCTGCAATTGATCCTGCTGCTGTAGGGGGTATTGATGATGAATTTAATGCGGCAATTCTGGCCGGTACAACCGTTGCGCCAAATACTTCAAATTTTCATAACTCAACCTCTGCAACTGTATTTGATTCCCAGGGTAATTCGCATATTTTAACTATGTATTATGTTATGAGTGATGATCTTAATAATACGTGGGATGTACGTTCAACACTGGATGGTTTTCCTATGACAACAGGCGGAGCTCTGTCTCCAGCAGTGCTGGATTTTGATTCGGCAGGTGCACTGGATTTGACCAACTCTACAACAGCGGGAGCACTGAATTTTGATGCATTTACATTAACAAATGGTGCGGCTCCTATCGATATAACGATAGATTTTGCCAGTCAGGGAAATACAGTTACTCAGGAAGCGCAGGGTGGTTTTTCTGTTCAGTCTTTAAGTCAGGATGGATTTTCAACCGGACGACTAGCAGGTCTTGAAGTTGATGACAGTGGTCTTGTTCGAGCGAGTTTTACAAATGGTCAAACTACTGCTTTAGGTAAAGTTGCATTGGCTCGATTTGATAACCCCCAGGGTTTACGTCAAACAGGTAACACTTCCTGGGTTGAAACCGTTGATTCAGGCCCGGTAATTGGTGGTGAAGCGGGTACAGGTAATCTTGGTTTAATTCAAACCGGTGCGCTGGAAACTTCAAATGTAGATTTGACTGCAGAACTGGTAAATTTAATTACGGCACAACGTAATTTCCAGGCAAATTCAAAAGCAATTGAAACGGCTAATACAATTACTCAAACAATAATTAATATTACATAA
- a CDS encoding flagellar assembly peptidoglycan hydrolase FlgJ, which translates to MVSDTAIYTDFSALTELKKDAREKSPEAIKEVAKQFESLFVQMMLKSMRETVPENELFGSKSEKTYQDMYDKQLSMQISNGKGIGLADVIERQLGGKPDSELNKKRIEDYLSDSRPVDRPFESNVTLHKLRKDSVGNTSGAQDVKNIAPDEAPTTAWQSVKEFINDIWPHAQRAAKKLGIDADVLVAQSALETGWGKHTPKHADGSNSFNLFGIKADNRWQGDKVEIMTREVRHGVMQQEKAEFRSYDSVSQSFEDYASFIMENPRYQKALEHGYDSSAYARELQKAGYATDPEYANKINRVRGNEVLQAELKKIENVPLT; encoded by the coding sequence ATGGTTTCTGATACAGCTATCTATACGGATTTTTCAGCTTTAACAGAGCTTAAAAAAGATGCGCGTGAGAAAAGTCCGGAGGCAATTAAAGAAGTTGCTAAACAGTTTGAATCTTTATTTGTGCAAATGATGTTAAAAAGCATGCGTGAAACCGTGCCTGAAAATGAATTATTTGGTAGTAAAAGTGAAAAAACCTATCAGGACATGTATGACAAGCAATTGAGTATGCAAATTTCAAATGGCAAAGGTATAGGTTTAGCGGATGTTATTGAAAGGCAGTTAGGTGGAAAACCAGATAGTGAATTAAACAAGAAGCGCATTGAAGATTATTTATCTGATTCGCGTCCTGTTGATAGGCCTTTTGAAAGTAATGTAACACTGCATAAGTTACGTAAAGATTCCGTGGGTAATACTTCAGGTGCGCAAGATGTAAAAAATATAGCGCCTGATGAGGCACCGACAACGGCCTGGCAATCCGTAAAAGAATTTATTAACGATATATGGCCCCATGCACAGCGTGCAGCTAAAAAGCTGGGTATTGATGCAGATGTATTAGTTGCTCAGTCAGCACTGGAAACAGGCTGGGGAAAACACACACCAAAACATGCGGATGGTTCAAACAGTTTTAATCTGTTTGGAATTAAAGCAGATAATCGCTGGCAGGGTGACAAGGTGGAAATTATGACACGTGAAGTTCGCCACGGTGTTATGCAACAGGAAAAAGCGGAGTTTCGCTCTTATGATTCTGTTTCACAATCGTTTGAAGATTACGCCAGTTTTATTATGGAAAATCCACGATATCAGAAAGCACTAGAGCATGGGTATGACTCATCTGCATATGCGCGTGAATTACAAAAAGCCGGTTATGCAACTGATCCGGAATATGCCAATAAAATAAACCGGGTGCGTGGAAATGAAGTGTTACAGGCCGAATTAAAGAAAATAGAAAATGTGCCGTTAACCTGA
- the flgF gene encoding flagellar basal-body rod protein FlgF produces MDKMLYTAMNSARQAMQAQTAISHNLSNANTTGFKSHFNTFTSWHVSGPGYNTRVMAQQNADDIDIKPGSLSTTDRELDVAINGEGFIAVQTPSGGEAYTRAGDLRLDSNGLLTTGTGFAVLGNGGPIALPPAEKIEIGTDGSISILPVGQSAESLVIADKIKLVNPDVKSLYKDADGLLLTRGGGEEPAAVDVKLEKGVLELSNVNAVGQMIQLISNARQFETGIKLMQEAKTLDESSAQLLRNS; encoded by the coding sequence ATGGATAAAATGTTATACACCGCAATGAATAGCGCAAGGCAGGCGATGCAGGCACAAACTGCTATATCGCATAACTTGTCTAATGCGAATACAACCGGTTTTAAATCACATTTTAATACGTTTACCAGCTGGCATGTAAGTGGTCCGGGTTATAACACGCGTGTTATGGCACAGCAGAATGCGGATGACATAGATATAAAACCGGGTTCGTTGTCAACGACAGATCGTGAACTGGATGTAGCCATTAATGGTGAAGGGTTTATTGCAGTACAGACACCTAGCGGTGGTGAAGCCTATACCCGAGCAGGTGACTTAAGATTAGATAGTAATGGTTTGTTAACAACCGGTACGGGTTTTGCTGTGTTAGGTAACGGTGGTCCTATTGCACTTCCTCCAGCAGAAAAAATTGAAATTGGTACGGATGGTTCAATTAGTATTTTACCCGTAGGTCAGTCTGCAGAGTCTCTGGTTATTGCAGATAAAATTAAACTGGTAAACCCGGATGTGAAAAGTTTATATAAAGATGCAGATGGTTTGTTGTTGACACGAGGTGGAGGTGAAGAACCTGCTGCGGTAGACGTAAAGCTTGAAAAAGGTGTGTTAGAGCTAAGTAATGTAAATGCTGTGGGTCAGATGATTCAGTTGATTAGTAATGCGCGTCAGTTCGAAACCGGTATTAAATTAATGCAGGAAGCGAAAACACTAGATGAATCATCAGCACAATTATTGCGTAACAGTTAA
- a CDS encoding flagellar basal body L-ring protein FlgH has protein sequence MKNLQLIKYSLLAIAMQSVSGCNVKPQELADFEPIVRPIAPKPMNYNSGSLFQERSISLYEDPKPYRIGDILTIILNEKTSASKKAGTSTKKEDEITTANPTLFGVQPTFKGNNVLEFSVAPEREFSGEADSSQSNSLTGEITVTVVDILPNGNLVVQGEKWFTLNQGKEYIRIAGVVRPLDVLADNTLPSSKLADAQIAYSGEGFLADANTQGWFGQFMNGKWWPF, from the coding sequence ATGAAAAACTTACAGTTAATAAAATACTCATTACTGGCTATAGCAATGCAGTCTGTTTCAGGTTGCAATGTAAAACCTCAGGAGCTTGCGGATTTTGAACCCATCGTAAGACCAATCGCACCTAAACCAATGAATTATAATAGTGGTTCTTTATTCCAGGAGCGCAGTATTTCTCTGTATGAAGATCCAAAACCATATCGTATTGGTGACATACTGACAATTATCCTGAATGAAAAAACCAGTGCGAGTAAAAAAGCTGGCACCAGTACAAAGAAAGAAGATGAAATTACAACTGCGAACCCAACATTGTTTGGTGTGCAACCGACTTTCAAGGGTAATAATGTTCTGGAGTTTTCTGTTGCACCCGAGCGTGAATTTTCTGGTGAAGCGGATAGTTCTCAAAGTAATAGTTTGACTGGTGAAATTACGGTAACTGTTGTTGATATTCTGCCGAATGGAAATCTGGTTGTGCAGGGTGAGAAATGGTTTACCTTAAATCAGGGTAAAGAATATATTCGTATTGCAGGTGTTGTTAGGCCATTGGATGTATTAGCTGATAATACCTTGCCATCTTCCAAGTTGGCTGATGCGCAAATTGCTTATAGCGGTGAAGGATTCCTGGCAGATGCGAATACTCAGGGCTGGTTTGGTCAGTTTATGAATGGTAAATGGTGGCCTTTTTAG
- a CDS encoding flagellar biosynthesis protein FlgI — MLWHRVLSVISLSLLISINAHAERIKDIASIAGVRDNHLVGYGLVVGLDGTGDQTSQTPFTTQSFKSMLQQYGIVLPQGVTPQLKNVAAVALHANLPPFSKPGQKVDITVSSLGNSKSLRGGSLLMAPMKGADGKIYAVAQGNLIVGGFGVNGSDGSKVTVNIPSVGRIPGGATIEREVPNPFANMEKIVLNLNQGDFTTANRVVQAINNTLGPDSAQALDAVSIQVLTPPTTTQKVEFVSFLENLQVNPDSAPARIIINARTGTIVITDDVRIKLAAVAHGNLIVSVTADPIVSQPGGAFNDGTTAVVGRDRIDVDNQNLRMFLFRPGVSLRELVDAVNRVGAAPGDLVAMLEALRQSGSLTAELIVI, encoded by the coding sequence ATGCTTTGGCACCGTGTTTTATCAGTTATTTCGTTATCATTGCTAATATCTATTAATGCGCATGCAGAGCGTATTAAAGACATTGCCTCTATTGCAGGGGTCAGAGATAACCATCTGGTGGGTTATGGGCTGGTTGTTGGTCTTGATGGTACGGGTGATCAGACGTCACAAACTCCGTTTACCACGCAAAGTTTTAAAAGCATGTTGCAGCAATACGGCATTGTTTTGCCGCAAGGTGTAACGCCTCAGCTGAAAAATGTTGCCGCAGTAGCATTACATGCAAATTTGCCCCCCTTTAGTAAACCAGGGCAAAAAGTTGATATTACGGTTTCATCTCTGGGTAACTCAAAAAGTTTACGGGGTGGTAGTTTGTTAATGGCCCCTATGAAAGGCGCAGATGGAAAAATATATGCGGTTGCTCAGGGTAATTTAATCGTGGGTGGTTTTGGTGTTAATGGAAGTGATGGCTCTAAAGTCACCGTTAATATTCCAAGTGTTGGTCGTATTCCGGGTGGCGCTACCATTGAGCGTGAAGTACCCAATCCATTTGCGAATATGGAAAAAATTGTACTGAATTTAAATCAGGGTGATTTCACAACTGCAAATCGTGTTGTGCAGGCTATCAATAATACTTTGGGGCCGGATAGTGCTCAGGCATTAGATGCGGTTTCTATTCAGGTATTAACCCCACCGACTACAACTCAGAAAGTTGAGTTTGTTTCTTTTTTAGAAAATCTTCAGGTTAATCCTGACAGTGCGCCTGCTCGAATTATTATAAATGCACGTACCGGTACGATAGTTATTACTGATGATGTACGAATAAAACTTGCCGCGGTCGCGCACGGTAATTTAATTGTGAGCGTGACAGCTGATCCGATCGTTAGTCAGCCGGGTGGTGCATTTAATGATGGTACAACCGCGGTAGTTGGTCGTGATCGAATCGATGTCGATAATCAAAATTTACGTATGTTTTTATTTCGTCCCGGGGTTAGTTTAAGAGAGTTAGTGGACGCGGTAAACCGGGTTGGTGCTGCACCGGGTGACCTGGTTGCTATGTTAGAAGCATTAAGGCAGTCGGGTTCATTAACTGCTGAATTAATAGTGATATAA
- the flgK gene encoding flagellar hook-associated protein FlgK, which translates to MPDLLNISVSGLSAYQGALATTSHNIANVGNEDYTRQRAELDARTPLREGPAFFGQGVDLSSINRIIDQFNSLSIRNSTSNVARLDTFESYAVRVESIVADEDASLMPALDNFFNALNDLANDPSATAPRVALLGSAEILQQSFTSIGDELQALESEINLSIRAEISEINSIATELGSLNESLSSVSAVGDRPSDLLDQRDALLKRLSEKISVTVVEQADGNLNVLVGTGQLLVSGSTVSTLVAQQDAAQPDRISVGIQSSGGTVDVTDTLVGGDLGGLLDVRDNFLNETQNQMGLLAISVAESMNAQHTQGYDLNGDFGTNQFSTVSTGHLQAQFGGDYLGNGLAVGETISFDLQFDGRTVNTAYTVQVGDTNQDIANGLLFGATGIDNDANVTDNGDGTYTLAGTTAGISMTFELYGSNIKFETAGGPSPLGNNLVISNLTDGATDNTRLTLSALGSSSTSISAGVVTTGNPATFVGPSTIALPNQNNVGTGVMNFSITDVSSLTASDYEVSFDGVNYNVLRLSDNVTVASGAGPFSVDGLEIAAGGVAVAGDSFYIRPTDSGAVSFQSLISDPAQIAAAGPVRATTSINNIGSVEVTSPTITDILDGDLTRTVDVFFDPTNPSGTFDVVDRASGTVLQNDVVYFNGINVNQNGWQIQLTGDPRAGDTFTVQNNAGAVADNRNALLLASLQTTGVLNGGNTTFEQSYTGLVSSVGVVTQQVKINLEVEESLLDGAIERRESVSGVNLDEEAANLIRYQQAYQALSRVVQVSQEIFDSLLNAV; encoded by the coding sequence ATGCCTGATTTACTCAATATATCTGTTAGTGGTTTAAGCGCCTATCAGGGTGCGCTGGCCACTACCTCTCATAACATTGCGAATGTCGGTAATGAAGATTACACACGTCAGCGTGCTGAACTTGATGCGCGAACTCCACTACGTGAAGGGCCGGCATTTTTTGGGCAGGGTGTTGATTTAAGTTCGATTAACCGGATTATTGATCAGTTCAATAGCCTGAGTATACGAAATAGCACATCGAATGTTGCACGACTGGATACGTTTGAATCCTATGCGGTACGTGTTGAAAGCATTGTTGCCGATGAAGACGCCAGTTTGATGCCGGCACTGGATAATTTTTTTAATGCCTTGAATGACCTTGCAAATGACCCTTCTGCAACGGCACCACGTGTTGCTTTACTGGGCTCAGCTGAAATTTTACAACAAAGTTTTACCTCTATAGGTGATGAGCTTCAGGCTCTGGAGTCTGAAATTAATCTGAGTATTCGTGCTGAGATTAGTGAAATAAATTCAATTGCTACCGAGCTTGGAAGCCTTAATGAAAGCCTGAGTAGTGTGAGTGCCGTGGGAGATCGCCCTAGTGACTTACTTGATCAACGTGACGCTTTATTAAAAAGGTTATCTGAAAAAATATCCGTTACGGTTGTAGAGCAGGCTGATGGAAATTTAAATGTACTCGTGGGTACAGGTCAATTACTGGTTTCCGGATCAACGGTTTCTACATTGGTCGCACAACAGGATGCAGCGCAACCTGACAGAATCTCTGTTGGTATTCAAAGTAGTGGCGGCACGGTTGATGTAACTGACACATTAGTGGGTGGTGATCTGGGTGGCCTGCTGGATGTAAGAGACAACTTTTTAAATGAGACTCAAAACCAGATGGGACTCCTGGCTATTTCAGTGGCGGAGTCTATGAATGCCCAGCATACACAGGGTTATGATTTAAATGGAGATTTTGGTACTAATCAGTTTAGTACAGTGAGTACGGGGCATTTGCAGGCACAGTTTGGAGGTGATTATCTGGGTAATGGTTTAGCTGTCGGAGAGACCATCAGTTTTGATTTACAGTTTGATGGACGGACTGTGAACACGGCTTATACGGTTCAGGTAGGTGATACAAATCAGGATATCGCGAATGGACTACTGTTTGGCGCAACCGGAATAGATAATGATGCCAATGTAACAGATAATGGCGATGGTACTTATACTTTAGCGGGTACCACTGCCGGAATAAGTATGACGTTTGAACTGTATGGTTCAAATATAAAATTTGAAACGGCAGGCGGCCCCAGTCCGTTGGGAAATAATTTAGTTATTTCAAATTTAACGGATGGAGCAACGGATAATACGAGGCTGACATTGTCAGCATTAGGTTCAAGTAGTACAAGTATATCGGCAGGTGTTGTTACAACAGGTAACCCGGCCACGTTTGTTGGCCCGAGCACGATTGCATTACCTAATCAGAATAACGTGGGAACCGGGGTAATGAATTTTTCCATTACCGATGTATCTTCATTAACGGCTTCAGATTATGAAGTGAGTTTTGATGGTGTTAATTATAATGTTCTCAGGCTCAGTGATAATGTAACGGTAGCTTCCGGTGCTGGTCCATTTTCAGTTGACGGACTTGAAATTGCGGCGGGTGGTGTAGCGGTTGCAGGTGACTCGTTTTACATTCGCCCTACTGATTCAGGTGCAGTGAGCTTTCAGTCGTTAATATCCGACCCGGCACAAATAGCGGCGGCAGGCCCGGTACGTGCAACCACCAGTATAAATAATATTGGTTCAGTTGAGGTAACGTCACCGACGATTACCGATATTTTAGATGGTGATTTAACACGTACAGTTGATGTGTTTTTTGACCCGACAAATCCATCCGGTACATTTGATGTTGTTGATCGTGCAAGCGGCACAGTATTACAGAATGACGTGGTTTATTTTAATGGTATTAATGTAAATCAAAATGGCTGGCAGATTCAGTTAACCGGTGACCCTAGAGCAGGTGATACCTTTACAGTGCAAAATAATGCTGGCGCTGTAGCGGATAATCGAAATGCTTTATTACTGGCTTCATTGCAAACAACAGGTGTGCTCAATGGTGGTAACACGACATTTGAGCAGTCGTATACAGGACTGGTATCCAGTGTGGGTGTGGTGACACAACAGGTTAAAATTAATCTGGAAGTGGAAGAAAGTTTATTAGATGGTGCAATTGAAAGACGTGAAAGTGTTTCCGGTGTCAATTTAGACGAAGAAGCAGCAAACTTAATTCGTTATCAACAGGCATATCAGGCTTTATCTCGTGTGGTACAGGTATCACAGGAAATATTTGATTCATTACTTAACGCGGTGTAA